From the genome of Pseudomonas sp. FP453:
GGTCGGCACCAGTGTTACCCGCGATGGCCGCCCCGGTGCATGGCCGGAGCGCCCGGCGCGTTGCATCAGGCGGGCTACGCCTTTGGCCGAGCCGATCTGCAGCACCCGTTCCACCGGCAGGAAGTCCACACCCAGGTCCAGGCTCGACGTACACACCACGGCCTTGAGCTGGCCGTCTTTCAGTGCCCGTTCCACCCAGTCACGGGTTTCCCTGGCGAGCGAGCCGTGATGCAGGGCAATCAACCCGGCCCAATCAGGGCGCGCTTCGAGCAAGGCCTGGTACCAGATTTCCGCCTGCGCCCGGGTATTGGTAAATACCAGGCAACTGCGGCTGGACGCCACCTCCGCCACGACCTGCGGCAGCATTTTCAAACCCAGATGTCCGGCCCATGGAAAACGCTCGGTCACGGCGGGCAGCAAGGTGTCGACAATCAGCTGTTTGGCGGTTTGCCCCTGCACGTTGATTCCTTCGCCGTGTGGGACCAATACCTCCAGGGCGTGAGCCTGATTACCCAACGTCGCCGAAATCCCCCACACCACCAACTCGGGATGCCAGCGGCGCAACCTTGCCAGCGCCAGTTGCAGCTGCACGCCACGTTTATTGCCGATCAGTTCGTGCCATTCATCCACGATGACCATGCGCAGGTGCCCCAGGCTTGTCTCGCTGTCGGCCCGCGCCAGCATCAGCGTCAGGCTTTCCGGGGTGGTCACCAGCGCGGTGGGCTGACGTCGGGTTTGCCGGGCGCGTTCGCTGCTGCCGGTATCGCCGGTGCGCAGGCCAACGCTCCAGGGAATCTGCAAGGCTGCCAGCGGCGCCTCAAGCGCCCGCGCGGTGTCGGCAGCCAAGGCGCGCATGGGGGTGATCCAGAGTACGGTCAGTGGTTCGGCAGGCGGTTTGCGTTTGCCCGTCACGGGTGGGCGGGTGATGGCGAAGCGGTTAAGCGCGGCAAACCACAGGGCGTAGGTTTTACCGGCCCCGGTGCTGGCATGCAGCAGGCCCGAGCGGCCTTGCTTGACTGCACGCCACACGTCTTTCTGGAAGGCGAACGGCTTCCAGCCTCTGGCGGCAAACCATTGCCTGGCGAAGTCGAAGTGAGGGGCCATGCGACGGCTGACGCTCTAAGGGGCTTATTCCACAGACCCTCCCGCTGCACCAAAGGTTTAACTAAAGCGCCACGGCGCAGTAGTGCAGTTGCGAGCCGTTTGCCTGGCCGATGGTGCGGCAGGCCGGCGGCAAGGGTTGCGGCTTGTCCAGGCGTTGCACCAGATAGAAGTTTGCTGTCGTCGGCAGTTGTTGCAGGTTCTTGCGGTGACGCGCCCAGCCAGCGCTGTAAAACTCGGCCGAGTATGAGCGCGAGCCCAGGTAGATCAAGTCACCAGGGGCTGCGGCCTGTTGCTCTTTCCAGAGCGCCACGATGGCTACCTGGTTCTGGGGGCGGTCGGCTGCCTTGCCGCTGATGATCAAGGCGCAGCCTGTCACCGGCAACGCCAACGCTACGGCAGCGATCACGGCCGCGCGCATGTGCCGGCAGATCACGTCGGCGAGCAATACCGCCCAGGCCGGCAGTGCGGGCAGTACATAGGTCCAGAGAATGTTGGTGGACATGGTGAAAAACAACGGCGCCGAAGCCGCCCAAGCCAGCACAAAGATGAAGTATTCGGGTTGCCTGCCAAGGTGCCCGCGCAGCTTCACTAGCAGCGGCAAAAAAAGCGTCCAGGGCATGAGGCCGGCCAACAGGTGCAGCCAGATCATTCCCAGCGGCTGGGCATGGGCGCTGCCATATAGATCGCCCTGCCATTGGCTGATGACATAGCGGCTGAAATGCTCGCCGACGATGAAGTATTCCAGGAACCCGGGGGTTTTCTGTTCTGCCAGCCAATACCAGGGCAGGGCCACGGCAAGCGTCAATACGCTGCCGGACAGCCAGGGCAGACCCAGCAGGCGGCGCCAGTGGGCGGTGACCGCCAGCCATATGGCGGCCGGCAGCGTTATCAGGACCAGGGCCAGCGGGCCTTTGGCGAGCAGGCCCAGGCCTAGCCCGAAAAAGCCGGCCAGGGCCCACCCGCGCTCACCGTGCATCAACCCGCGCCACAGGCCCATATGTGCGAGCAGCAGGGCGAACGCCAAGGCTCCGTCGGTCAACACGGCGCCGCTGGAGAGGAACCCGAGGCTGCACGTCGAATAGATGATCGCGGCCGTCAATCCGACCTGCAGGCTTCGCTCCTGGCTGGCGAAGCGCACGATCAACAGGCAGCTGGCGGCGTGCAGCAACCAGCTGGAAAAGCGGCTGGCGAATTCCCCGATTCCGAGCACTTTCATGCTCAGCGCCTGCACCCAGAACGACAGTGGTGGTTTGCCCCAGAACGGTACGCCGTGATCGAACATTGGCGTGATCCAGTCGTTGGAGGCGAGCATCTTGCGGGCAATTTCCGCGTAGCGCGCTTCCGATGTGTCCATGAGTGGATACAGCCCGAGCGTCCCCAGGCGCACCAGCAGTACGCCAAGCAGGATTGCCCAGAGCAAGCGAATGGAAACGGAAGGGTTCATACCGTTAGCCTCACAAGTGGATAAATGAGTTCAAGGTTGATCGCGTTTGCACAGGGATTTTGGCCTGGGGCTGACCACCATCAGGACCCGGCCGACGTACTCGCCCACCACGGCGGTGCCCAGGCACAGCAGCAGGATTGCCTGCAGCAGCAGATGCTGAGGGGTCAGTTCGCCAAACGTCGCCACGCCGGCGATCCACAACGAGCCGAGCAGAAAGCTGATTCCGCTCAAATAGCTGTACATCCGCAAGGGGCGGGTAGAGAACGCCAGAATCGAGTCCGCTCCCAGGTTCAGTAACGACAGCGACGACCATTTGGACGTGCCCGCCTGGCGCGGCTTGCGGTCGTAATTCACTTCGGTGGTGGGGTAGCCGAGCCAACTCACCAGTATTTTCAGGACGCCGGCGTTGTCGTCCATGGCGCGAATGGCGGCCAGCGCATTGGGTCCGATCAGGCGGAAATCGCTGACTTCCCTGGGCACATCGAAGTCATCGATCAACTGGTCCATGACGGCGTAGTAGAGCCTGGCCGTCGTGCGTTTGAGCCAGGAGTCGCAATGCCGCGAGCGGCGCTGCATGTTGACGATTTCAAAGCCCTTGCGCCACTCCTGCACCATTAACGGGATCAACTCGGGTGGGTCCTGCAGGTCGCAATCGAGGATGATCACTGCACGGCCCCGCGCTTCGTTGATACCTGCGCGCATGGCGGCCTCTTTGCCGAAGTTACGGTTCAAATGCAGGCTTCTGGTTCGGGCATCCAGGGAATAACGGTCGATTATTGCGGCTGTTTCATCTTGGCTTCCGTCATTGATGTAGAGCACTTCGGTAGTTATTTTTAATTGTTCAACGATGGCCATGAGTCGCGCGTGAAATTGCGCCAGTACGCACTGTTCGTTAAAGCAGGGAATCAGCAGGGTAAGTTCTATCGGCGGTGGAGGATCACTGGGGGTGTGCGCGCTTGATGTCATGTTTGAATACCCAGAAATGATTGATCGTAAAACCCTGCACGGTCACGGCTGCGATTGCCGTTAGTTGTGCGAGATGTGGATGCACGCCCCAGAAGGTCAGTAACCCGACGATGAGCGTGTTCGCGACCACTTGGCTGGCCGCTGTGACGGCAAACCGCACGCCAATGCACTGGCGCCCGGCGAATACCCAGTGCCTGTTGAGGCAATAGGCGGTCACGGCCCCGCTGATGCCTGCGCAGAGTGTTGAAATGACCGGGCCGCACCCCTTCAGCAAACAGGTAAATATCACCAGGTGGACTAACGTGGCGATGCAACCGGACCCCAAGTAGCGAGTTAATAATTCGAGTGTGTTTGGCATGCCGGGAATGTATAAGGTCGAATGTGAATCAAATGTCACGTTACGTAAATATGGCGAGCGATTGTTGTAGGAATTTAGTTAGTTGCTGAAGGAATGATCTTTGCTGCGTGTATGAATTTGGAGTTGGCTCTAATGGATATATTGCTGGTGGAAGATGATCACGTATTGGCAGGTTCGCTGGGGGATTATCTGGCCGAATTTGGTTACGACGTAGACTTCGCTCGCGACGGTCGAAGTTGCCTGGAACGTGTTCGCAAGCATGAATACGACCTGATTGTGATGGACGTCGCCATGCCTCGGCTGAGCGGGTTTGATACCTGCCGCCAATTACGCAACGAGCAGGTTCAGACCCCGGTCATCTTTTTGACTGCACGTGACGCGCTGCCCGACAAGGAAGAGGGCTATGCCGTCGGCGGCGACGACTACCTGGTAAAACCGTTCGAGCCCCAGGAGTTGTTATGGCGCATTCGTGCGCTGATGCGCCGGGGTGCCCCGCGTCAGTCGCGCAGCCCAAGGCAGCTGGGTGACCTGGTGCTTGATTCGACTGTGCAATCCTTGAGTCACCACGGCATCGTCACCGTGCTGCCAGCGCTCCAGTTCAGCCTGCTGAGCCTGCTCGCCGATGCGGCACCGCAGCCCGTCAGCCGGCGCAAACTCGAGGCAGCGCTGTGGCCCGAAGGCGATCCGCCCGAGAGCGACGCACTGCGCACCTACATCTACCGACTCCGGCAAGCCCTGGGCAAACCCCATGGCAACGATCTGATCCGCACCGTCCACGGCAAAGGGTATCGCCTTGCTATTCCCTACTGACTCGTTTTTTGCGCGCATCCTCTATGCGCTGCTGCCGTTCATGGCGTTGATCACGTTGTTTTACAGCCTGCTGATCTGGGCTGCGGTGATCCTCACCGAGGACTACATTGTCTCCAGCTACCTGAACCTGGAGGCGCAGGCGTTCCAGGGCAAATACGCCCAATCGGGCCGCGCCGCCGCGATGCCCAATGCGATCTACCTCCAAGGCTACTGGTCGACGGATGCCAACCTGCCCGCTACGGTCGGACACCTGCCCGTTGGCCACCATGAGATCGAGAAGGAGG
Proteins encoded in this window:
- a CDS encoding response regulator transcription factor, with translation MDILLVEDDHVLAGSLGDYLAEFGYDVDFARDGRSCLERVRKHEYDLIVMDVAMPRLSGFDTCRQLRNEQVQTPVIFLTARDALPDKEEGYAVGGDDYLVKPFEPQELLWRIRALMRRGAPRQSRSPRQLGDLVLDSTVQSLSHHGIVTVLPALQFSLLSLLADAAPQPVSRRKLEAALWPEGDPPESDALRTYIYRLRQALGKPHGNDLIRTVHGKGYRLAIPY
- a CDS encoding GtrA family protein; the protein is MPNTLELLTRYLGSGCIATLVHLVIFTCLLKGCGPVISTLCAGISGAVTAYCLNRHWVFAGRQCIGVRFAVTAASQVVANTLIVGLLTFWGVHPHLAQLTAIAAVTVQGFTINHFWVFKHDIKRAHPQ
- a CDS encoding glycosyltransferase family 2 protein, which produces MTSSAHTPSDPPPPIELTLLIPCFNEQCVLAQFHARLMAIVEQLKITTEVLYINDGSQDETAAIIDRYSLDARTRSLHLNRNFGKEAAMRAGINEARGRAVIILDCDLQDPPELIPLMVQEWRKGFEIVNMQRRSRHCDSWLKRTTARLYYAVMDQLIDDFDVPREVSDFRLIGPNALAAIRAMDDNAGVLKILVSWLGYPTTEVNYDRKPRQAGTSKWSSLSLLNLGADSILAFSTRPLRMYSYLSGISFLLGSLWIAGVATFGELTPQHLLLQAILLLCLGTAVVGEYVGRVLMVVSPRPKSLCKRDQP
- a CDS encoding glycosyltransferase family 39 protein encodes the protein MNPSVSIRLLWAILLGVLLVRLGTLGLYPLMDTSEARYAEIARKMLASNDWITPMFDHGVPFWGKPPLSFWVQALSMKVLGIGEFASRFSSWLLHAASCLLIVRFASQERSLQVGLTAAIIYSTCSLGFLSSGAVLTDGALAFALLLAHMGLWRGLMHGERGWALAGFFGLGLGLLAKGPLALVLITLPAAIWLAVTAHWRRLLGLPWLSGSVLTLAVALPWYWLAEQKTPGFLEYFIVGEHFSRYVISQWQGDLYGSAHAQPLGMIWLHLLAGLMPWTLFLPLLVKLRGHLGRQPEYFIFVLAWAASAPLFFTMSTNILWTYVLPALPAWAVLLADVICRHMRAAVIAAVALALPVTGCALIISGKAADRPQNQVAIVALWKEQQAAAPGDLIYLGSRSYSAEFYSAGWARHRKNLQQLPTTANFYLVQRLDKPQPLPPACRTIGQANGSQLHYCAVAL